The genomic interval TAACCATCATTCAGGCTTAGCAGGATGTTCGTGCCTAAATGGAATCACATTCTGATCTTCTCTCCATTGTCATCTTGTTGGTCGATAgtttttggaaaaagaaaaggggactAGGCCACATATACATGAGAAGTTTCCATGTTAGCACACCTATAGGCCAGGAATTTGATGGACCCAGATTAAGGTCCATCGAAATGAGGCTTTACTCTATAAAATGCCCTAGATCATCCAAAATTACTTGTCTGGCATATTCCTTTCTCTGTTTGTCGAGAGCTTGTGTAGACTAGAATCTGCAATAAGATGTACACTAGTTTGtgttgaaaacttgaaatacGCTTTGTGCTCGGTCTCTAATGTGCATATTGCACTTGTTTGCAGCAAATGACTCTGACAAAGGCCCAGGCAGGCGTCAAGAATAACATGAGGAGAATAAACAAGAAAATCATACAGAATGGTTCGAACCATCTTTTTCATGTAATCCTCTTCGCTCTCGTCTGCTTCTTTCTAGTGTACCTCGTGTCCAAGTTCTCTAGGAGATGATGAAGCACCAAGACCTGACAAAAGGGAGAGATCGAGTAAAATGTTAGTTGGTACCTCCGTCAATGGCAGTTGGCAGACACTGTGTTTTGAGGTTCATGTTACAGTACTACGGCAGAATATGTTGATAGTTGGTGAAAAAAAGTGTCATTCCCCTGTATCTTGTACAAGAATTCCATATTCCATGACAATGTGAATATATTCCATGATGTTTGGGCccatatttgtttttcttttggtgtGTTCGTTTTTGTCATCTATGCTCAGGGTGACTGGATGAGCGCACAGCCTCCAAAAATTGCCGTGGATTCGGATTCAACTTGGTGTTGGTGCAGGCGACGACAGCGATCACCTTGTTGGTCCATCATCCAGTGCCGTAGCATGCGTGCGTGACGGTCTTGTGGGCCCATGCCCTCTTTGGTCTTGTAAGTCATTGCTGGGCCGTTGGACCGGATGGCGGCCTGTCGGCCaccacgacgccggcgaccaTCGCCACATGCCAAGATGCACTGCCCAGCATGCATGGAGACATGGAGTTGGAGGGattagtttgttttgttttttactAGTTTTATACTATGAAACTATTTTATCCCTGTCGTttcttgcatgcatgcttgtGCTTCCGTAGTCCCATCCCTCTTTTCTGCTCCAGGTGTGCATATCAGCACATGCTCCTTCTGCACAGGCATGCATGTTGCCAAGCAACTGTGTGCTCTATATGAAGTGAAATGTCATTTTAATATGCAACCCCTTCATGGCGGCTTACAATCTTCCCTTCTGTCTTGTTATCTTGTAGACTAGCTAGTAGTATAAAGGTTTTACCAGCACTGGGAAGAAGTCATGAAGTGAAGAACTTGTGAATGTATATGCTAGTATTCTCTTTGTTGATACAACTGTAGCACTTGCTTTTTCTGCGTGCTAGTACCATATAATGAAACAATGTCATACAGAATTTGAAAAAATCTCGTACAAAATTTATGCATGCCACTGTACTGTAAAACTACACTGAGAAACATGTTCACTACACCCGTAAATATGTATACGACCCACCCAAGTAGACACGTACAATCCCATTGTAAACTAAGGCGCCGCCGACTCCACGTCTGCGGTCTTCTGTGCCAGCGCCACCTCCTGCTCGCGCTCGCGCATCTTCtgcgcctcctccttcttctgCGCCTTCTCGCCGTAGAGGTAGGAGGCGAATCCCCAGAGCGAGAGCACGAGCGCGATGCCCTTCGTCCCGTCGAACTTCTCGTGGAGGAAGATGACGGCGAGGACCTGCGAGAGCGGCAGGAGCACGGCGATCATGATGCCGGCGAGCAGCGACGACGCGCAGGTGATGAGCCCCATGATGCCCAGGTTGAGCAGCTGCCACGACACGGCGTCCCAGGCGAGGACGAGGTAGTAGTTGGCCGCGCCGAGCCCGAACGCCGCCGCttcccgcgccaccgcctggaAGTCGCCCTTGATCGCCATGCCGAGCACGCACACCGCCGTGCCCGCCGCGCCCATCACCGCCTGCATCTGCATCACCGTCGCGTAGGGGGGTGGCACCCTCGCCGCGGGCCCCGTGCGGCGCCCGTACCTCGCCGTGGCGACCTCGACGAGCGGGATCACCAgcccggcgagcgccgccgcgccgatggCCTCGCAGAACCCCGTCCAGTACGCCCTGGAGGACTCCCCCGCCGGCTTCCCCGACGACGGCCCGACGCCCAGCACCGCCGGGCCGATGGTGAGCAGCACGACGGCGTTGGCCGAGAACGGCGTGAACCGGAGGCCCACGAAGAGGAACGCGAACACGGCGGTGAAGGCCAGCTGCGTCGccagcagcagcgacgacgtGGACAGCGGCAGCGCCTGCGACCCCAGCGCGTACACGAAGCACGACACGGCGTACAGCCcgccgagcacggcggcggcgccgacgaggcgccgcgggaggaggaggttgcCGATCCCGTGCCTGCGGCCGCGGTAGAGCGACACGcacagcggcggcagcagcagcggccagCCGGAGATCTGGAGCGTGGCGGACAGCCACAGCCGGGTCCCGCCGTGCACGAAGTagacgcggaggaggagcggcccgccggcgccgaggaggacgaggcaCGCGCTGAATATGACCAGCAGCGACGGCcgggacctcgccggcggcgacgcatTGCCGCCGCTGGCGGCAGGCCACTCGCTAGTAGGCATCGCCTTGCTGGTCTCTTCCATGGCTGCAGGAGCAGCACTGGGTCTGGGACTAGCAGCAGTAATGGTGGCCATGATCAAATGAAGCAGTGCTAGACTGCTAGCTAGCTTACTGTTTCCTGCAAGCTTGGCACCTTTGGATTAGGGTGTGTTGATGGTAGTTAATTAGCTTAATCTGCTTGAGTGTTGGATGACATGGTGTGTTCTAGGGTTTATATAGATGTGTGAAGGATGTGAAGGTCTAGGAGAAGATGTTGGAGATTTGGAGTAACGTAGAGATTAACAGAGTAGGTGAGTCAACAAAAAGGAAGGAGACAAGAAGTACACAGGGATAACAGTAAAATAATCAACAGACATGTTGTTTGTTCTGAAGATACTTGAGAAATCGTCCCTTAGCTACCTCTACAGTGTAAATGGACTATTATTCCACTTGTTACACGCTACGGCTAGGGAGTAGCTAGGGACTCCACTTGTTGCATGCGTACAATGAATTAATACTGATTTTTCTACAAAATAAAAGGGTACCCCTACGTATATAGTAGTAGAAATTAATACAAAACCAAcgttggtttttttatttgaagctaatcgtattaggatatgtcatgTTCAATcatatgttgttatatttttgaacTGATGGAGTAGCTAGCGTAGAGAAAGGCTAGCTAGTTCTGATAATGTgatattttctaaagaaaaaggaaatggtGTGATAATTCCATACATGATGACACGATGTACTCATGAAATTAGTTCAGACTAATTCAACttgaaatgaatttatttttcttttggaacTTGATATATATATCTCAAAATCACTTTCGTATGAATACGCGCGTGACCATAAGGTGCATCAAAATGTCACAAATCTAAAACTTATCCGTTATCATTTCAGCAAATCATACGCTTAATGTATATATAAGTTTATGACCGAGTAAAGCCTATCGTACGTTGACCACAAGTACTCGTAATAGCAACCTGTTGTGAGCAAACATGTTCAACGTTCCATGTGCTTGGACTTGCTGCGTTTGACGACCCACCGTGTGTGCATGTACTAATCATTCGCATCCATAACCAACCACCATGCATCTCCGTAGGATTAGCTAAGCTGATGACCTGACGTGTCATGGGTCTAGTCCAAGTAGATAGTACTATAGTGAAATATAGTACTGAGCTGAAACAAATTAACGTCCTTTTTTCTTCCCAATAATCCACACACATCCGTGATGCGTCTACACGGAGACTAGCTAATTGATCATTGTTTAGTGAGACAAAACAAGCAGAAGCGCCTCCGTGGAAAGTGCCTGCTTGTTCCGTTTGGTTCAAGCGGCTGTTAAGACCGGGTAATTAACACATGTGCTATCTTGCTCTCCAACTATATATAGCGATCCTAAATATATCGATGATTTGGATTATTTTACCTAATAGAATTTTGCTTCGATCTTTTTCCCTGTTCAAACCGAAGAAACTACTAGTCGTTTGATTAGTTCCCCTCCGCTGTTTGGTGTAGCTTAATTTGTTGGTGCATGGAGTTAATTAAAGACTGGTTGGACTCTGCATGTGTTTAAACTGTATACATTGTGGTAATTTGTGGTGTACATACCGCCAGTCCGTTGTTCCAgtattaatttaaattttatctgcCGCATATACAGCCAACAgcatatgcaattaattaatactcttgtggattggcaatttggcatatGCAATATCCAGTACATGGAATTCCCCAGTACTTTACCTAGCTAGTGTCCTGACTGATCATGGATGGTGATGATATGTCTGCATGACACAGTAAAAAGTTGGTGGCAGTAAGTTCAGAAAATTGACAGTCACAGACAGGAACGACTCCGATATGGTGTGGAAAAGTATAATAGAGACTAAAAATACATGAAAACTCCTCGGTAGATAagatggaaaagagaagagagcaTGAGTCACCTATCTGGTAAGAGATCATCTCTACTCATTCCGTACGGAAAAAAACCAATCCTAAATTTAAATCTAGAcaaatgattattttttttttcagagtgaGTGCACAAAttctaattttctttttaaaaaatagatcaataaaTTAAgagcaaacaaataaaataaaataaaaattatatatgatggTGTATTAGGATATAAAAGTGCTATAAGCCTAGAAGTAATGTATAAATGTGTTGTATATATTGACTTTTAATTAATGAGTAGATGATGTGTTAAAACTTGAAGCTATCACACTATCTCATTCTCTTGTCTGAGAAAAGAGGTTCAGCTATGTTTCCATTCGTTTTAACTTTACGGCACCATGCATAATGCGTTAGTTGGTTTCTCAATGAAATCCCAGCAGGTGCTGAAAACGTATTCCATTTCCACCAACTGCGAGACATCGCCTAGCAGCTAGCTGATCCATCATTCAGTTATTCCATCAAAGTGTTCCGCTTTTGTGTGAACGTTATCTCTCGAGGTCGCCGATGGTGCAGGTAGTTAGGATTTGAGATTTGCAGGGGAAGGCACAGGCACGCGTGCTAAGTCTTGAAGGGGATTATTAGTAGGTGGTAAGTGTGTAGTAATTAACAGCGACTATCTCGTATGAATGTTATTAGCTCATAAGAAAGTCGATAGTCAATAGTCACCGTATGAATCATGAGATCTGCGCGCGGAGACATATAAGCTCTCTGTCAGTTTCATGGATCTTGTTTGTCAGAGTTGAAGTGCATTCACCTACCACGGGAAAAGACCAACGGACTGTGCATGTTGAGAGCTCGGataactgttttttttctttttctttgtttcaagaaaaaaaaaccacaggTTCCTTGGGTGCTTACTGCACGCAGTCGAGTAGACAACATACTTACTATATATGTTGATCAATCTAGTTAGCATCTACTCCGTAGTAGGTATAACTTGTTCAGGACAGCAAGCTGGAAATTGTCATACTAATATAATCAGATGTATTTCTCTCATAACATATAAATAATAAGCGAAAGTTCATATGGGTTTGACTTCAAGATGGATTTGCtagcccagtcttcgaagatgctcaaaGGGATTGggtttacgtgcgtgtgttcataggggtgagtgtgtgtACGCTGTGAGTGTCTatgttatactgtgtaatttaaataaaataaataatcagATGTGACGTACGTGCCACCTTGGTCGATCGATCAAATAAAGGTCAAACTGAAACCCAACTAATCCGTGAGACCGTGACCATTAATCTTCTGATCGCAGCCGCGCTTTGCAGGTCGCTTGGAACCTGCATGTTTAACAATCTGCATGCGTGTTCCGATTAACTAACTAACCCAACATTAATCCATCAGGCTAATCGAACGGGCGCACCTACTCCCAGCTTCCTAGTTGACACCGTGGAAAGGGTCAAGTTGACACACGACGGTGCAGAGAATACAGCCGAATGCTCCTTCTCTGTCTTAAAAGTCTTGGGGTTAGGGGACTGCTATTTAGCGTAGCTACGTTTTCATCCACGCATATTTTTCTTGAAACAATTATCTGAAAACTTTTATTTGTAAAActttcatctgaaaaaaaattacctgAAAATTTTCATTCGAAAACTTTTCATCTGAAACTTTGACGTGAACTTTGTGGACCAAAAGTGTGAGACGCAGCTGCGCTAATTAGCCATCCTGTTCGGCCTTGTGATCGGCCTCGCTCAGACCGGAGGCCCACTTCTCCTTCGGCCGTGTGGCCTGGTAACCGAGAGATTGAGCCCACCAATCTCCCTCAGCTTGGACGAGGCCTTCCATCTGGCCCAGTACAAAAAAAACCGGGCCGGCCTCTTGTGTTGCACGTTTACTCTGGGCTGGCGTTTTCGTGTGAGGAGCAGATCACTTCAGTTCGGTTTTGAGTCGGCGAGAGAATCACAGGCCATACAGTGATAGTAATAACCAGTTAATCACTCAAACCTGTACGAAAATTCCAAAACCATTGCATACAGCTACGGGTTTGTCTGCCATCCATGGAGACAACAGGCACCGATCCAAAATTCCCCATCGATCGCCGCACCACGACGAGGGCATCTCACGTCCTGCCTGGGCTTCATGCGCGCAACATAAACAGATCCATGCATTATTAACATGATTACATCCACATATAATGTATGTATCCTGCGACACGACGAGAGGGGACACATGTCGCTACACATCGAGGCGTGAACCACGACTCGTTAAGTTTTGCCGTGACCATCGCGTCGCAACTCATAACCACATGCATCATGGTGCCAAGAGCTACGTCGCTATTAATTGTAGCCAAGAGCTGTATCCTTTACTATGCCAGTATTATTGATTAACAACAGTTTAATCGATCAGCTGCATCCTTTACTACTTCGTCGGCCATGAACATGATCGGCAGACGAACGCAGCCACGGGCCCACGGATAAGATCGAACTgaatagtactacctccatcctaaaatgtttgacgccgttgattttttttaaaatatttgaccgttcatcttatttaaaaaatttaagtaattgttaattctttttctatcatttgatttattattaaatatacttttatgtatacatatagttttacacatatcataaaagtttttgaataaaacgaacagtcaaacatgtttaaaaaagtcaatggtgtcaaacatttagggaaggagggagtactatacaatcatatgcatcatgcatcatctcatcagaaagaaaataaaaataaaatggcaTGCATCTATCCATGTCGAACAGGCGAAGAGCTATAGCTTTGCTTGTTCCAAAGACGGGGTCCGGAAGACGTGGGCAATGACGAACGCAACGAGTGGTGTGATGCTACAATGTATGGGTGGGCGATGGAGAAGCAGCAACGCCAACGACCCGTTTGCTGTGCAAAATGGAAAACTGAACTTTGTGTTGTGGCTGTCCATCGCGTCCATACCTCAGAACGATAGTGACCCGTTGGAAATTAATTTGGACATTCTATCTACTGGAGTACTCCGTAGTAAACAATCCGGAGTTGCAATCAGTTTGACAGTTTGCTCTCGCTTTCTTAACCCTGATTACCTACCCATTCAAGGGCGTTTACTTGTGTTCTCTTTTCGGTTTTGCCTCCCTCATTGGCAAGCCAGTTTCGAGCTTTATATGGAGGTGGCCGCCCCCAACAAATTGGGTGCTTATATATGCGTGTGAATCTCTTGAAGATGTGAGCAAAAGTAGGCACCCATATGTCACCAGCGCGCTTGTGTGCCATCATGATACCAGTAACTCGtctgatttttattttctttttttttaattttgtggtTAGTTGGCAATTTACACGAATCGATTTCTAGATACACATTGTCGTCAGCGATGGATTGGGAGTATCTGTGTCCTCTACGGCAGTACGCATGATCCACAGCGTAGCGCGCGTCAATATTCACTATAACTGATCGATGCCTCCTGGTATTATATACTCCGTATGTCCATTTTGTTTCGGTTCGGGTCAGGTTTTATTGTATACAGACTTGGCAGAAAACAAAGGGCTCgtgctcaatttttttttttttttgtagttaGTAGTCTTATTCATGGGCCCCATCCGACGTCATCATCACCCGAACTCCCAAAGCAAGTGATCCCCCCAACCCCAGTTTTTTGACGAGATTCATGAGAAGATAGCAAGCAACAAACGCGATTTTAAAGTGCAAGTTTAGAGAGCCAACGCATACGttgatgcatatgcatgtataGCCACAAATCTGCCGACGTGTACGGATACGGACTAGTAATCTCTCCGTGTGCCGCAACAGCTGCCTGCGGTATATCAAACCACTGCACAAGTGCAGAGACGACCGGTTTTGGGAGCCCGGGCAGgtaacgatcgatcgatctgcgaCATGCATTGCATGAGCCATGATGGACTCAAAGAGTGAGTTGGTAATTGGTTTGGTCAACAGCACAGCTAGCTTCTCCGTACGTAGTCCTCCCCAATATTCACAATCACGATCAACGTATAAGAATCTTGTGTTGACACGGCCGCAGATCTCACACGCGGTACAGGCGCCTAAAATATATACACCAACATCTCACTTAACAATCTCATTTAATATTCCCATCAGTCGTACGTGCACACCAGTTCCAACACACAGTGGATTCGCGCGTGTTCGGACTAGGAGGACTCGATCGCGAACTCGAGGGTTGTTCGCGCGCGATCTGTGCACGCGTCACGTACGCGCCAGATTTGATCGAGCCGATCGTTTCCGGAAAGGCAGGAGAGAACACGGGAAAGCCGTGCGCCGCAGCATGATCCGATCCGTCTCCACGGACACGGGAGCTAACGCGAGGTTAGTTGGCACCAAACACCACAGCGCGGCAGATTTGCCCAACAGCGACGTCGTCCCGTGCGCCGCCCTATACGTGCGCCACGAAACGCAAGGCAGACGTCCGCGCTTTCGTCGCCCTCTCGTGCGTGCCTAGCTGTAGCTTGGACTCGCCAACACCACCACGGAACTCCTCTCCTATTAAAAGGCGTTCCACCTGCCTCTGCTCGCTCGGTCGCTCGTTCCATTTGGGTTTGACACCTCATTGACATCGGGGGAAAACACAAGAGGAGGAATCGAAGAATTAATCGAAGCAGAGGAGGTTGGATTGTTCGTTCGTTCGGACGACACGGTCGGCGGCGATGGGTGACGGGcgaggggatgaggaggagtGCAGGGTGGCGCTGCtgaatggcggcggcgcggcgaaggAGGGCTGGCAGGTGGtgtccggcggcgacggcaagctgAGGAGGAGGGTGTGGGAGGAGTCGAGGAAGCTGTGGGTCATCGTGGCGCCGGCCATCTTCAGCCGCGTCGTCACCTACAGCATGAACGTCATCACGCAGGCGTTCGCCGGCCACCTCGGCGacctcgagct from Oryza glaberrima chromosome 3, OglaRS2, whole genome shotgun sequence carries:
- the LOC127768121 gene encoding purine permease 3-like; amino-acid sequence: MATITAASPRPSAAPAAMEETSKAMPTSEWPAASGGNASPPARSRPSLLVIFSACLVLLGAGGPLLLRVYFVHGGTRLWLSATLQISGWPLLLPPLCVSLYRGRRHGIGNLLLPRRLVGAAAVLGGLYAVSCFVYALGSQALPLSTSSLLLATQLAFTAVFAFLFVGLRFTPFSANAVVLLTIGPAVLGVGPSSGKPAGESSRAYWTGFCEAIGAAALAGLVIPLVEVATARYGRRTGPAARVPPPYATVMQMQAVMGAAGTAVCVLGMAIKGDFQAVAREAAAFGLGAANYYLVLAWDAVSWQLLNLGIMGLITCASSLLAGIMIAVLLPLSQVLAVIFLHEKFDGTKGIALVLSLWGFASYLYGEKAQKKEEAQKMREREQEVALAQKTADVESAAP